A single Inediibacterium massiliense DNA region contains:
- a CDS encoding helix-turn-helix domain-containing protein, with amino-acid sequence MKDLMNQVYIPYLIENGFYLDNDTKQYSSEGSCFSLSPEKGKGYYWVYTHDNLFSISIMDFVFYEDLFLQCQQPKHLSVNYYDSISGEELKPYKRLFCNCIKGHIGYNTLYQAVYHKNIPIRSTGITIMPEYYEDYLKKKYPGEYKDPHSAFISIDGSNNFLEMVFLLKQIKNFRGSGISAKLYYEGKVSEAMSLIIEKTKQEQISYPFKNLYRQDLDSLASVTTYINDHFAFDITLNHLVKIACMGTTKLKSTFKKVYKCTITEYIQNRRISHAEYLLTNTDLAIHQISHIVGYKNASRFSQLFRKNTGLLPSEYRKLSLSK; translated from the coding sequence ATGAAAGATCTCATGAATCAAGTGTATATTCCTTATTTAATAGAAAATGGATTTTATTTAGATAATGATACTAAGCAATATAGCAGCGAAGGAAGTTGTTTTTCTCTTTCCCCTGAAAAAGGAAAAGGTTATTATTGGGTGTATACTCATGACAATCTTTTCTCTATTTCTATTATGGACTTTGTCTTTTATGAAGATTTATTTTTACAATGTCAACAACCTAAACATTTAAGTGTAAATTATTATGATTCCATTTCAGGTGAAGAATTAAAACCATACAAACGCTTATTCTGTAATTGCATTAAGGGTCATATTGGCTATAATACTCTTTATCAAGCTGTATATCATAAAAATATCCCCATTCGTTCCACAGGAATTACCATTATGCCAGAGTATTACGAAGATTATTTAAAAAAGAAATATCCTGGAGAATATAAAGATCCTCATTCTGCTTTTATTAGTATAGATGGATCAAATAATTTTTTAGAGATGGTTTTTCTTTTAAAACAGATTAAAAACTTTAGAGGATCTGGTATATCCGCAAAGCTATATTATGAAGGAAAAGTATCAGAAGCTATGTCTCTTATTATTGAAAAAACAAAGCAAGAACAAATATCTTATCCATTTAAAAACCTATATAGACAAGATTTAGATAGTTTAGCATCCGTTACCACATACATAAATGATCATTTTGCTTTCGATATCACACTTAATCACCTTGTAAAAATTGCTTGTATGGGAACGACAAAGCTGAAATCTACCTTCAAAAAGGTTTATAAATGCACCATTACAGAATATATACAAAACAGACGCATAAGTCATGCAGAGTATTTACTTACAAATACCGACTTAGCAATTCATCAAATCTCCCACATTGTAGGCTATAAAAATGCCAGTAGATTTTCTCAATTATTTCGAAAAAATACAGGACTATTGCCTAGCGAATATCGAAAACTATCTCTATCAAAATAA
- a CDS encoding fumarylacetoacetate hydrolase family protein gives MYFATFIYQEKETFGVLTESKTHVILIEDVFEYIQKECPKTLMDFIEWDHKNLGVKKIKDILEENQFAEISLENIKLHAPIPYPKRNLFCLGKNYIDHVKEVSGLSGADDSIPKFPIYFSKVANPAIGHKDFINSHSDLTDKLDYEVELAIVIGKDGINIKPEDAQDYIFGYTIVNDISARNIQRKHMQWFKGKSLETFCPMGPYLVHKSEIPFPIKLDIKCMVNGEVRQNSNTKNMIFDISHIISDLSKGMYLKAGDIIITGTPSGVGLGFTPFKFLKSGDQIDCFIEKIGTLTNFVK, from the coding sequence ATGTACTTTGCTACTTTTATTTATCAAGAAAAAGAAACTTTTGGTGTATTAACAGAGAGTAAAACCCACGTTATTCTTATAGAAGATGTTTTTGAGTATATTCAAAAAGAGTGTCCTAAAACTTTAATGGATTTCATAGAATGGGATCATAAAAATTTGGGGGTTAAAAAAATAAAAGATATTTTAGAGGAAAATCAATTTGCTGAAATCTCTTTAGAAAATATTAAATTACATGCCCCTATTCCTTATCCTAAAAGAAATCTCTTTTGTCTAGGGAAAAATTACATAGATCATGTAAAAGAAGTATCTGGGCTATCTGGAGCTGATGACTCTATTCCTAAATTTCCTATTTATTTTTCTAAAGTTGCAAACCCTGCCATTGGCCATAAAGATTTTATTAATTCTCATTCTGATCTTACAGATAAACTAGATTATGAAGTGGAATTAGCTATCGTCATTGGCAAAGACGGAATCAATATTAAACCAGAAGATGCACAAGATTATATTTTTGGATATACCATTGTCAATGATATATCTGCTAGAAATATTCAGAGAAAGCATATGCAGTGGTTTAAAGGCAAAAGTTTAGAAACCTTTTGCCCTATGGGTCCTTACTTAGTTCATAAAAGTGAAATTCCTTTTCCTATTAAATTAGATATAAAATGTATGGTAAATGGAGAAGTAAGACAAAATTCCAATACAAAGAATATGATTTTTGACATTTCTCACATTATTAGTGATTTATCTAAAGGAATGTATCTAAAAGCAGGAGATATTATCATTACGGGCACGCCTTCAGGAGTAGGTCTTGGTTTTACTCCTTTTAAATTTTTAAAATCAGGAGATCAAATAGATTGTTTTATCGAAAAAATAGGAACACTCACTAATTTTGTAAAATAA
- a CDS encoding NifB/NifX family molybdenum-iron cluster-binding protein encodes MKIALPTRGGKIDSHFGHCEYYTIVEINDKKEVVSKETLESPEGCGCKSNIAYTLSEIGVEWMLAGNMGQGAVNVLASQNIKVVRGCSGDVDTVVKDWLEGKVKDNLMTCDHHDCNH; translated from the coding sequence ATGAAAATAGCGTTACCAACTAGAGGTGGAAAGATAGATAGTCATTTTGGACATTGTGAATACTATACTATTGTTGAAATCAATGACAAGAAAGAAGTTGTTTCAAAAGAAACATTAGAATCACCAGAAGGTTGTGGTTGTAAATCAAATATTGCATATACTCTATCAGAGATAGGGGTAGAGTGGATGTTAGCAGGAAATATGGGGCAAGGAGCAGTAAATGTTCTTGCTTCACAAAATATTAAGGTTGTAAGAGGATGCTCAGGAGATGTGGATACAGTTGTAAAGGATTGGCTAGAAGGAAAGGTTAAAGATAACTTGATGACATGTGATCATCATGATTGCAATCACTAA
- a CDS encoding tRNA lysidine(34) synthetase has translation MILFKKYYNKQFLNQIRKAIDDFNMIQKGDSIAVGLSGGKDSIFLLFCLKLIQLTYIKDFELIGIHIDLGFEMDMRPLKDFCEENNIPLIVEKTNISHVVFHERKEKNPCSLCSTLRRGALSRVAKDHHIKKIALGHNTDDVIETLFMNVLKVGKLGTFHPNTYNPKKDMHIIRPLIYLREDLIESLTNQYDLPIIQSTCPMDKKTTREEMKHLLFSLEKTYPDASQKILSSLSNVDLNKFWNKANQ, from the coding sequence ATGATTTTATTTAAAAAATATTATAATAAACAATTTTTAAATCAAATTCGAAAAGCCATTGATGATTTTAATATGATTCAAAAGGGTGATTCTATTGCTGTTGGATTATCAGGTGGAAAGGATAGTATTTTTCTTTTATTTTGCTTAAAGCTTATTCAACTTACTTATATAAAAGATTTTGAGCTTATAGGAATCCATATTGATTTAGGATTTGAAATGGATATGAGACCTTTAAAAGACTTTTGTGAAGAAAATAATATTCCACTTATTGTTGAAAAAACAAATATTTCTCATGTAGTATTTCATGAAAGAAAAGAAAAAAATCCATGTTCTCTTTGTTCTACCCTAAGAAGAGGCGCTCTTTCTAGAGTAGCAAAAGACCATCATATCAAAAAAATTGCACTTGGCCATAATACGGATGATGTAATTGAAACTCTTTTTATGAATGTACTCAAGGTAGGAAAGCTAGGGACCTTTCATCCTAATACATATAATCCTAAAAAAGATATGCATATTATAAGACCTTTGATTTATCTCAGAGAAGATTTGATTGAATCTTTGACCAATCAATATGATCTTCCTATCATCCAAAGCACTTGTCCTATGGATAAAAAAACTACTAGAGAAGAAATGAAGCATTTACTTTTTAGTTTAGAAAAAACTTATCCTGATGCTTCTCAAAAAATATTATCTTCTTTGTCTAATGTTGATTTAAATAAATTTTGGAATAAAGCAAATCAATAA
- a CDS encoding L-2-amino-thiazoline-4-carboxylic acid hydrolase, producing MDGFTATHHALLFAWISKAVVQAVGEKEGERILRRAVIKYAHQRGKRMALRAKANGDPLTMANYMAYIEWMPQKGEMEQKLVQRSPHTRVNVFKCPWHTAWKENNLMTYGRYFCMEVDKALVEGFNEELAIDVKGTQPNNAKCCDLIFKDAYLTPLNIIKLIYKKLIKPGKKAIMSWEYHSGHLYKTMGEVVGEELGQRAEKVMATGLKNFTDRYGKEAGDIVISYRNTDFDILPKTQVS from the coding sequence ATGGACGGATTTACAGCAACTCATCATGCGCTTTTATTTGCTTGGATATCTAAAGCTGTAGTGCAAGCAGTAGGTGAAAAAGAGGGAGAGAGGATCCTTCGAAGGGCAGTAATAAAATATGCACATCAAAGAGGTAAAAGAATGGCACTGCGGGCCAAGGCTAATGGAGATCCACTGACAATGGCAAATTATATGGCTTATATAGAGTGGATGCCTCAAAAAGGGGAAATGGAACAAAAGTTAGTTCAAAGAAGTCCCCACACTAGGGTGAATGTATTTAAATGCCCATGGCATACAGCTTGGAAAGAAAATAATTTAATGACATATGGTCGTTATTTTTGTATGGAAGTAGATAAAGCCCTAGTAGAAGGATTTAATGAAGAGTTAGCAATCGATGTGAAGGGTACTCAGCCTAATAATGCAAAGTGTTGTGATCTAATTTTTAAGGATGCTTATTTGACACCCTTAAATATAATTAAATTGATTTATAAGAAGCTGATTAAACCAGGGAAAAAAGCCATTATGTCTTGGGAATATCATTCGGGACATTTGTATAAGACTATGGGAGAAGTAGTTGGTGAAGAGTTAGGACAACGAGCAGAAAAAGTCATGGCAACTGGGCTGAAGAATTTTACCGACAGATATGGAAAAGAGGCTGGAGATATTGTGATAAGCTATAGAAATACGGATTTTGATATTTTGCCCAAAACACAGGTATCATGA
- a CDS encoding C-GCAxxG-C-C family (seleno)protein translates to MIDATKYHKEGYNCAESIVKALNEEKGTDIPVSIASPFGSGMTVGSTCGAITGAIIAVGSLKGRKEAKDKNESRKYTKEIMNKIKEKYGTFDCLELKKKGVSCNEIIEYTYNILKETLE, encoded by the coding sequence ATGATAGATGCAACAAAATATCATAAGGAAGGATATAATTGTGCGGAATCTATAGTAAAGGCATTAAATGAAGAAAAAGGTACAGATATTCCAGTTTCTATTGCAAGTCCTTTTGGAAGTGGTATGACAGTAGGAAGTACCTGTGGAGCAATTACAGGAGCTATTATTGCTGTAGGATCACTTAAAGGGAGAAAAGAAGCAAAAGATAAGAATGAATCAAGAAAATATACAAAAGAAATCATGAACAAAATAAAAGAAAAATATGGTACATTTGATTGTTTGGAGTTAAAGAAAAAAGGTGTATCTTGCAATGAAATCATAGAGTATACCTATAATATTTTAAAAGAAACTTTAGAGTAG